One genomic segment of Paenibacillus sp. FSL H8-0332 includes these proteins:
- a CDS encoding ATP-binding protein, with product MERVEAAEIGTGVATPSASAHEAAASEAISRAAAPREESGEPAPPYNSNQEHLAEELQLLELRLKLRYLEGPQPHAELELVDEEIRSLLDVQPEDRLYINLLTAEIAHLERQIAARLKASFHPSTGQPSSSAPRLMLPEVASVLNLSGLEVSILVACLAPELYGKYGRIYAYLQNDMSDKRPSVGWVLEVFAGVEEERQAARLLLDANAPLMKLLLERRGEYGDSRIPLIARPLKLEDWAVNLLLGYEVLDERLTKAANLSTVPLPQQSRFPAELEQKLLRFVRHYNSSWAGSSGSSRSLLYVSGPDEAVKLGGIREVCGTLGLSVLVADLEKLLRPEADFSEMLKLLGRHALLMKTALCFTGFDSLVTEDDRYSLQIRLLMEMLAACAPLTFILGEAQWGISLTGIPLNFMQMDLLFPDAAARKAAWTAFGKEYKLSPQMELDEVSGNFRFTASQIRAALNGGENIAVWNGSRESGISMKDLYQACYFQSSRRIQALASKVQAMYTWDMLVLPEEQLNQLKEICRQVKYRALVYGEWGFAGRLSLGRGLNILFSGPPGSGKTMAAEVIATELSLEIYKIDVSQIVSKYIGETEKNLSRIFDEAETSNAILFFDEADALFGKRSEVKDAHDRYANVEISYLLQKMEEYTGIVILATNLNQNLDDAFARRLHFKLEFPFPEQQQRGRIWRGMFPAGAPLDPGLDYDFMAEKFILAGGNIKNIALNAAFYAAHEGCSIGMKQIMLAAKREYLKLGRTFLQSDYTPYHTLIEVK from the coding sequence ATGGAACGGGTCGAAGCAGCCGAGATTGGCACAGGCGTTGCAACTCCTTCCGCTTCCGCTCACGAAGCAGCAGCTTCTGAAGCAATTTCCAGAGCAGCAGCTCCCCGAGAGGAGAGCGGCGAACCCGCTCCGCCCTACAACTCCAACCAAGAGCATCTCGCAGAAGAGCTGCAACTGCTGGAGCTCCGGCTTAAGCTCAGGTACCTTGAGGGACCGCAGCCGCACGCAGAGCTGGAGCTTGTGGACGAGGAGATCCGCAGTCTGCTGGATGTCCAGCCTGAAGATCGGCTTTACATCAATCTCTTAACAGCGGAAATAGCTCATCTGGAACGGCAGATCGCTGCCAGACTTAAGGCAAGCTTCCACCCATCTACCGGGCAGCCATCCAGTTCCGCACCCAGACTCATGCTCCCGGAGGTGGCTTCTGTACTTAACCTGTCAGGGCTGGAGGTAAGCATCCTGGTGGCTTGTCTGGCGCCTGAGCTGTACGGCAAGTACGGGAGAATCTATGCCTACCTGCAGAATGATATGTCGGATAAGCGCCCTTCGGTTGGTTGGGTCCTGGAAGTATTCGCCGGGGTAGAGGAGGAGCGGCAGGCGGCTCGTCTGCTGCTTGATGCGAATGCGCCGCTGATGAAGCTGCTGCTGGAGCGAAGAGGGGAGTACGGAGACAGCCGCATTCCGCTAATCGCCCGGCCGCTGAAGCTGGAGGATTGGGCGGTGAATCTGCTGCTCGGCTATGAGGTGCTGGATGAGCGGCTGACGAAGGCAGCGAATCTTAGCACGGTGCCCCTTCCGCAGCAATCCCGTTTCCCGGCTGAGCTGGAGCAGAAGCTGCTGCGGTTCGTGAGGCATTACAACAGCAGCTGGGCTGGCAGCTCCGGTAGCTCTCGCAGCCTGCTATACGTCAGCGGGCCGGACGAGGCCGTGAAGCTGGGCGGTATTCGCGAGGTCTGCGGCACCCTGGGACTCTCTGTCCTGGTTGCCGATCTGGAGAAGCTGCTGCGCCCTGAGGCTGATTTCAGCGAAATGCTGAAGCTGCTTGGACGGCATGCGCTGCTGATGAAGACGGCCCTCTGCTTCACCGGCTTCGACAGCCTGGTGACAGAGGATGACCGTTACAGCCTGCAGATCCGGCTCCTCATGGAGATGCTGGCCGCCTGCGCACCGCTGACATTCATCCTTGGAGAAGCGCAGTGGGGGATCAGCTTAACCGGAATTCCGCTGAATTTCATGCAGATGGACTTGCTCTTTCCGGATGCGGCGGCCCGCAAGGCCGCTTGGACTGCCTTCGGTAAGGAGTATAAGCTGTCTCCGCAGATGGAACTGGATGAAGTCAGCGGCAACTTCCGCTTTACGGCAAGCCAGATCCGGGCCGCGCTGAACGGCGGTGAGAACATCGCCGTCTGGAATGGCTCCAGGGAGAGCGGGATCAGCATGAAGGATCTCTACCAAGCCTGTTACTTCCAGTCCAGCCGCAGAATTCAGGCACTGGCCTCGAAGGTCCAGGCCATGTATACCTGGGACATGCTGGTGCTTCCCGAAGAGCAGCTGAATCAGCTGAAGGAAATCTGCCGTCAGGTGAAATACCGTGCACTCGTGTATGGAGAGTGGGGATTTGCAGGGCGGCTGTCACTCGGAAGAGGGCTGAACATCCTCTTCTCGGGGCCGCCAGGCTCCGGGAAGACGATGGCGGCCGAGGTGATTGCGACAGAGCTGAGCCTGGAAATCTACAAGATTGATGTCTCGCAGATCGTGAGCAAGTATATCGGGGAGACCGAGAAGAATCTTTCACGGATTTTTGATGAAGCGGAGACCTCGAACGCCATTCTCTTCTTCGACGAAGCGGATGCCTTGTTCGGCAAGCGCTCCGAGGTCAAGGATGCGCATGACCGGTATGCGAATGTGGAGATCAGCTACCTGCTGCAGAAGATGGAGGAGTACACGGGAATTGTGATTCTGGCGACCAACCTGAATCAGAATCTGGACGATGCCTTTGCCCGCAGGCTGCACTTCAAGCTGGAATTCCCGTTCCCGGAGCAGCAGCAGCGCGGCCGGATCTGGCGGGGAATGTTCCCGGCGGGAGCGCCCCTTGATCCTGGCCTGGATTACGATTTCATGGCGGAGAAGTTCATTCTTGCCGGAGGCAACATCAAGAACATTGCCTTGAATGCGGCCTTTTATGCGGCGCATGAGGGCTGTTCCATCGGGATGAAGCAGATCATGCTGGCGGCCAAGCGGGAGTATCTGAAGCTGGGCAGAACCTTTTTGCAATCGGATTATACGCCCTATCACACACTGATCGAGGTGAAATAA
- a CDS encoding SMI1/KNR4 family protein, which produces MTFEKLESFIQENSDETDFTGGITKEKIVAVETMLKVELPQSYKWFLENYGSGGMFGVDILGQGKSSPTVVTRTEKLRNFGLPHDYIVIEDCDEFFYCLDTTDTSIGECSVISWDRTSGFNGKRADNFYEFMIQRLNDAKENWEED; this is translated from the coding sequence GTGACTTTTGAGAAGCTAGAAAGTTTTATTCAAGAGAATTCTGATGAGACTGATTTTACAGGTGGAATTACCAAAGAGAAAATAGTAGCGGTTGAAACAATGTTAAAAGTTGAACTCCCTCAAAGCTATAAATGGTTCTTAGAAAACTATGGTTCGGGAGGGATGTTTGGGGTAGACATTCTTGGACAAGGTAAATCTTCTCCTACCGTTGTTACAAGAACAGAAAAACTAAGAAATTTCGGACTACCACATGACTATATTGTAATTGAGGATTGTGATGAATTTTTCTATTGTCTTGATACTACGGATACCTCAATAGGGGAGTGTTCTGTTATATCTTGGGATAGAACATCAGGATTTAATGGAAAACGTGCAGACAATTTTTATGAATTTATGATCCAAAGACTTAATGATGCTAAAGAAAATTGGGAGGAAGACTAA